Proteins from a single region of Dyadobacter fanqingshengii:
- a CDS encoding glycosyltransferase: MRILNICAYTWEIGGPARIIYDHTTEVLKQGHQVDILSPMTPGDEMYPAPEGARLFPVARTTPVSNYYREFSIEMYRFLRHHIHEYDVIHMHGIWHFGSLVPFLIPNNAVKVITIHGLLDKWAVAHHKWKKDIVTLLYQKKILGKADLIQINNTDEEADVIRYLGYRPKNMVIVPNGMKLSEYSNLPAKGSFRAKHQVAEDEQVVLFMARLNIKKGLDLLLPAFKQVEKQLPKATLFLAGGDDGYQQETEDFIRKNNLQNRIKLVGLLTDSAKKEALADADVFVLPSYSEGFSIAVLEAMTSKVPAIVSDRVGFGDYIKRYDAAFLTPLTSDGVAGGLLKILQDKAYAQDLANRAYKMVTENFDIRNVANQLLEEYKKVRKN, translated from the coding sequence ATGCGGATTTTAAATATTTGCGCTTACACCTGGGAAATTGGCGGTCCGGCCAGGATTATTTACGACCACACCACGGAGGTTTTGAAACAAGGCCATCAGGTGGATATCCTGAGCCCGATGACACCGGGTGACGAAATGTATCCTGCTCCCGAAGGCGCCAGGCTTTTTCCAGTTGCACGCACGACACCGGTCAGCAATTATTACCGGGAATTCTCGATTGAAATGTACCGCTTCCTGAGGCATCACATTCATGAATATGACGTGATCCATATGCACGGAATATGGCATTTTGGAAGTCTGGTGCCGTTTTTGATCCCTAATAATGCAGTGAAAGTGATCACAATCCACGGCTTGCTGGACAAATGGGCAGTGGCGCATCACAAATGGAAAAAAGACATTGTCACGCTGCTTTACCAGAAGAAAATTCTGGGCAAGGCGGACCTGATCCAGATCAATAATACCGATGAAGAAGCCGATGTGATCCGATATCTGGGTTACCGTCCCAAGAACATGGTGATCGTTCCGAATGGGATGAAATTGTCTGAATATTCTAATTTGCCCGCAAAAGGCAGTTTCAGGGCGAAACATCAAGTGGCCGAAGATGAGCAAGTGGTGCTTTTTATGGCCAGGCTAAACATCAAAAAAGGCTTGGATCTCCTGCTGCCAGCATTCAAACAGGTGGAGAAGCAGCTGCCCAAAGCAACGCTGTTTCTGGCCGGGGGGGACGATGGTTACCAACAGGAAACAGAAGATTTTATCAGAAAAAACAATCTTCAGAACCGGATCAAACTTGTAGGCTTGCTGACCGATTCCGCTAAAAAAGAGGCGCTTGCCGATGCCGACGTTTTTGTTCTCCCATCCTATTCCGAAGGTTTTTCCATCGCCGTGTTGGAAGCTATGACTTCCAAAGTTCCCGCAATTGTTTCAGACCGTGTGGGTTTTGGGGATTACATTAAGCGCTACGATGCGGCCTTTCTTACACCGCTGACCAGTGATGGCGTTGCCGGAGGCCTTCTTAAAATATTACAAGATAAAGCCTATGCGCAGGATCTCGCAAATCGTGCTTACAAGATGGTAACGGAAAATTTTGACATCCGGAACGTGGCCAATCAGTTATTGGAAGAATACAAGAAAGTTCGAAAAAACTAA
- a CDS encoding glycosyltransferase family 4 protein: MRVLVIHNQLWAHYKSRLFSEIHAAFKENYPESSFLVVQIALYEASRSAMQSDDAVTYDYPYKLLFERSLDEVSFKERRAALFAAFDAYKPTVLNITGYFDPAQVLLMFYARLKGVKVVLSSESSSADNSRSLVKESLKKLIVNRAHAFFCFGKTSAEYLESLGVKPSQIPVRNAAVIDEEVIRTRYNAGNQANVNVARAARFVFVGRLASEKNLEILMRAFASIQHLDEGGWPWELMFVGEGPERPLLTRLAAELQLENKISITGGIPWHKVPDYLVHCDVLVLPSKSEPWGLVVNEAMVCGMPVIVSKNCGCVADLVENAVNGFTFDPGNQQELERAMAFFVQNPEKIAIMGRESLRLVAPFSSKGVARQMADCYHNLI; encoded by the coding sequence ATGCGCGTGCTCGTGATACATAACCAGTTGTGGGCGCATTATAAGTCGCGGCTTTTCAGCGAAATACATGCTGCATTCAAAGAAAACTATCCTGAAAGCAGTTTTCTGGTTGTCCAGATTGCCCTTTACGAAGCAAGCCGCAGCGCGATGCAAAGCGACGATGCGGTAACCTATGATTATCCTTATAAACTCCTTTTCGAGAGGAGCCTGGATGAGGTGAGCTTCAAGGAAAGGCGGGCCGCGTTATTTGCTGCTTTCGACGCATACAAGCCTACTGTCCTGAACATTACCGGCTACTTCGATCCTGCACAGGTTTTGCTCATGTTTTATGCAAGATTGAAAGGCGTCAAAGTTGTGCTTTCTTCCGAATCTTCTTCTGCGGATAACAGCAGGTCTCTCGTGAAAGAATCCCTTAAAAAACTGATCGTTAACCGTGCTCATGCTTTTTTTTGTTTTGGAAAAACATCGGCGGAATATCTGGAAAGCCTCGGCGTCAAACCTTCGCAGATTCCGGTCAGAAATGCGGCGGTGATTGACGAGGAAGTCATTCGCACCCGATATAATGCTGGTAATCAGGCTAATGTCAATGTTGCGCGGGCTGCGCGTTTCGTTTTTGTAGGTCGGTTGGCTTCCGAAAAAAACCTGGAAATCCTCATGAGGGCATTTGCCAGCATTCAACACCTGGACGAAGGCGGCTGGCCTTGGGAGCTGATGTTCGTTGGAGAAGGGCCCGAGCGCCCGCTACTGACAAGGCTGGCGGCAGAACTGCAACTCGAAAATAAGATTTCAATTACCGGCGGAATTCCCTGGCATAAAGTCCCCGACTATCTGGTGCATTGCGACGTGCTCGTTTTGCCAAGCAAGTCGGAGCCCTGGGGATTGGTTGTGAATGAAGCCATGGTTTGCGGTATGCCGGTGATTGTGTCAAAGAACTGCGGCTGCGTAGCTGATCTGGTCGAAAACGCCGTGAATGGTTTTACTTTTGACCCGGGCAACCAGCAGGAACTGGAAAGGGCAATGGCATTTTTTGTTCAAAATCCAGAAAAAATAGCCATTATGGGCAGGGAATCGCTGCGGCTCGTCGCACCATTTTCATCGAAAGGGGTGGCCCGGCAAATGGCGGACTGTTATCACAATTTAATATAA
- a CDS encoding VOC family protein, whose product MKIEFERLNHIMLCIPEGAEEAARTFYGDVLGLRELTDMGYPLPNGAIWFQMGDIELHIRAEHSSELSQRHPAFEIKNLEAARELLEKNGIAIRNDSPIPDRKRFSFRDPFGNRIELIEML is encoded by the coding sequence ATGAAAATTGAATTTGAAAGACTAAACCATATCATGCTTTGCATTCCCGAAGGCGCGGAAGAGGCTGCTAGGACATTTTATGGCGATGTGCTGGGACTGCGAGAATTGACCGATATGGGCTATCCGCTTCCTAATGGCGCAATATGGTTTCAAATGGGCGATATTGAACTGCATATCCGTGCTGAACATTCCTCCGAGCTTTCCCAAAGGCATCCTGCATTTGAAATCAAAAACCTGGAAGCGGCGCGTGAACTGCTGGAAAAGAATGGGATCGCGATCAGAAATGACAGCCCTATCCCTGACCGCAAACGATTTTCATTCCGGGATCCGTTCGGTAACCGCATTGAACTGATAGAAATGTTGTGA
- a CDS encoding amidohydrolase family protein gives MKNPVIVLFLFYVLSAGFYVKGQSKSIILKNATVIDGTGEEPREGTDILIMDGRVVAVESNIKLKGAKEINLAGKTVIPSLISAHAHVGTLKGTTSSADNYTRENVLRHLQRYQDYGVNAVLAMGTDRPLIFDGLRDSTVAGLLPGARLFSAGYGFNTPDPNPGSWMNLLLRPETPEEVPAMMDRLVPLKPTVVKIWVDDHGGNAQKMKPEIYQAIIAEAHKRNIRVAAHLFYAEDARLLTEAGIDIIAHSIRDRPVDGDLLNKMKEKNVIYIPTLSLDEYQFAYANQPDWINDEFFKKSLEPGVYEMITDPAYAEKIRTSADYERNSAAFKTALVNLKMIMDAGITVALGTDSGAFPIRTQGFTEHLELELMVQAGLTPIQAIMLATQNAAKALKIDTELGTLTRGKKADLIILSANPANDIKNTRKIEAVWKDGREVSKGPL, from the coding sequence ATGAAAAATCCGGTCATTGTCCTTTTTCTATTTTATGTGCTGTCAGCTGGCTTTTATGTCAAAGGGCAGTCAAAATCGATTATCCTGAAAAATGCCACAGTTATTGACGGCACAGGTGAAGAACCACGTGAAGGAACGGATATACTGATCATGGATGGACGGGTGGTCGCGGTAGAATCCAATATCAAGCTTAAAGGTGCAAAGGAGATTAACCTGGCCGGAAAAACGGTTATCCCATCGCTCATTAGTGCGCACGCCCATGTAGGAACGTTGAAAGGAACGACCTCGTCAGCAGATAATTATACACGGGAGAATGTACTCCGTCACCTCCAAAGATACCAGGATTACGGTGTGAACGCGGTGCTGGCCATGGGGACAGACCGGCCGCTGATATTCGACGGGCTGCGGGACTCTACGGTGGCAGGCTTGCTTCCAGGAGCGCGCTTGTTTTCTGCCGGTTACGGATTCAATACCCCTGATCCCAATCCGGGTTCGTGGATGAATTTGTTGCTGCGCCCCGAAACACCGGAAGAAGTGCCGGCCATGATGGACCGACTCGTTCCGCTCAAACCAACTGTTGTTAAAATCTGGGTGGACGACCACGGCGGCAATGCCCAAAAGATGAAACCGGAAATTTACCAGGCCATTATTGCCGAAGCCCACAAGCGAAACATCCGCGTTGCCGCCCATTTGTTTTATGCAGAGGACGCGCGTCTGCTGACCGAAGCCGGCATTGACATTATTGCGCACAGCATCCGCGACAGACCGGTGGATGGAGATCTTCTGAATAAAATGAAAGAGAAAAATGTCATTTACATTCCCACATTATCGCTTGATGAATACCAGTTTGCATATGCCAACCAGCCCGATTGGATCAATGATGAATTTTTCAAAAAATCACTCGAACCCGGTGTTTATGAAATGATTACAGATCCGGCATATGCTGAAAAAATACGGACTTCTGCGGATTATGAGCGCAATTCGGCTGCTTTCAAAACGGCTTTGGTCAACTTAAAAATGATCATGGATGCGGGCATAACGGTTGCATTAGGCACGGATTCCGGCGCTTTCCCGATTCGGACCCAGGGTTTTACCGAACATTTGGAGTTGGAATTAATGGTGCAGGCCGGACTTACGCCCATTCAGGCCATTATGCTGGCAACGCAGAATGCCGCGAAAGCATTAAAAATTGATACCGAGCTGGGTACATTGACCCGCGGTAAAAAGGCCGATCTGATCATTCTTAGCGCTAATCCTGCGAATGATATCAAAAATACCCGCAAGATCGAGGCGGTGTGGAAAGATGGACGCGAGGTAAGTAAAGGGCCGTTATGA
- a CDS encoding PAS domain-containing hybrid sensor histidine kinase/response regulator: MSEEQEEPNYASDFQLFQTFLGSHSMYVVRTDINGNYIFVNDYFCDFYGTKREEILGHSSLLGVIAEDIEKCLQVAEMCLVNPRKPHSVTLRKTSKHGAIKTTQWEFTGLTDESGTVKEIFCMGYDITQKVKTEQDLSILVSNVQDVLFTLSPGLIFTYVSPSWTKVYGYHTKETLGNSFTNYIHPDDLHFCTASLLKIVETNTPIRGGIEHRILHKNGTWSWSNTNASIDSRSREIILTSHNITELRRSRERLKELAIVASNTTDYIIITDNRGYITWVNKAYENQTGYTRREVKGLNPAELLCGPDTDMQTIEMIYERSREKKIVQVEILCYKKNRESYWVDLKITPVFDDKGNVTNYIAIERDITARKKSDDELRRIKDLLEQTNSVARIGGWELNAKTGELYWSSITKQIHEVEEDFKPNANEAIAFYKEGSSRDTVNQVVMAGLTNGTPWDNELQLVTAKGNEVWVRTIGKAEMINGECVRIFGAFQDITRRKRSEMAILNSEAKFRSLYDSTSDAVVLFDRTGYLDCNRAALKMFKLDSVDMLVGKTHEELAAATYTSYDQLAGIAKENLETVYEWGSHSFEWVFKRFGPDTDSFVAEVLLNLIDVNDSQIIQAVIRDITLRKQAELELLEAREQAESASKLKSEFLANMSHEIRTPLNGVVGFTDLLMKTNLDETQQQYMSMVFQSANSLLEIINDILDFSKIEAGKLELRYEKTDLLTICGQVSDMLTFQAQQKHLEMLLNIPANIPHYVWADPLRLKQVLANLLSNAVKFTMSGEIELKIALLGRSDDHVTVRFSVRDTGIGIEPQNQRKIFDAFAQEDSSTTKRFGGTGLGLTISNSLLELMNSRLQLTSRTNGGSTFFFDVKFHVIPGGEEFVWDNTDNIKRVLVVDDNVNNGNILTDILSNKEIHSDFVSSGEEALHKLFSDVKYDVVLVDCQMPGLDGIETIRKVRTSEQPDLRSLPIILLNDSFEEEILTAVMAELSISHFLVKPVKIKQLFSMLSKIHTKNQPARRLIADTGISLSGLVVSEAVTVLIAEDHKINMLLVKTMLGKILSNVTMIEAVNGKEAVKLYEETKPDIIFMDIQMPEVNGYEATQEIRKLESGRRIPIIALTAGTVVGEREKCIAAGMDDYLTKPVVKDTLQETLSRWLLQRSQVELN; encoded by the coding sequence ATGTCTGAGGAACAAGAAGAACCAAATTACGCCAGTGACTTTCAGCTCTTTCAGACTTTCCTGGGAAGCCATTCCATGTACGTAGTTCGCACGGATATCAATGGAAATTATATTTTTGTTAATGACTATTTCTGCGATTTTTATGGGACGAAACGCGAGGAGATCCTGGGCCATTCTTCGTTGCTCGGTGTTATAGCCGAAGACATAGAAAAGTGCCTGCAAGTAGCAGAAATGTGCCTGGTAAATCCCCGGAAACCGCATTCTGTAACATTACGCAAAACTTCGAAGCATGGCGCGATCAAAACAACGCAGTGGGAATTTACCGGCCTGACAGACGAGTCGGGTACCGTGAAGGAAATTTTTTGCATGGGTTACGATATTACGCAAAAGGTCAAAACGGAGCAGGATCTGTCCATTTTGGTGTCCAATGTGCAGGACGTTCTCTTTACATTGTCTCCCGGGCTTATATTTACCTACGTTTCGCCCAGCTGGACAAAGGTTTATGGTTACCATACCAAAGAAACACTTGGGAACTCTTTTACAAACTATATCCATCCGGATGACCTGCACTTTTGTACGGCATCATTGCTGAAAATTGTTGAAACGAATACGCCGATTCGCGGGGGAATAGAACACCGCATCCTTCACAAGAACGGGACCTGGTCTTGGAGCAATACCAATGCAAGTATCGATAGCCGGAGCAGGGAAATCATCCTGACCAGCCATAACATTACCGAGTTACGCCGCTCGCGGGAGCGATTGAAGGAGCTGGCTATTGTTGCGTCCAATACGACGGACTACATCATTATCACAGACAATCGGGGATACATTACCTGGGTCAATAAGGCCTATGAAAACCAGACTGGCTACACCCGGCGTGAGGTGAAAGGCCTCAATCCGGCGGAGTTGCTATGCGGCCCCGACACGGATATGCAGACCATTGAAATGATTTATGAGAGAAGCAGGGAAAAAAAGATCGTTCAGGTTGAGATATTGTGCTATAAAAAGAACCGTGAAAGTTATTGGGTGGATTTAAAAATTACGCCTGTATTTGATGATAAAGGTAATGTTACCAATTACATAGCAATTGAAAGGGACATTACCGCACGGAAAAAATCGGATGATGAGCTGCGGCGAATAAAGGACTTGCTGGAACAGACGAATAGCGTTGCCAGGATCGGCGGCTGGGAATTAAATGCGAAGACGGGTGAGCTTTATTGGTCGTCTATCACCAAACAGATCCATGAAGTTGAGGAAGATTTCAAGCCTAACGCAAATGAGGCCATAGCATTCTACAAGGAAGGTAGCAGCCGCGATACGGTCAATCAGGTGGTGATGGCCGGTCTCACAAACGGCACGCCCTGGGATAATGAGTTGCAGCTCGTCACTGCTAAAGGTAACGAAGTGTGGGTGCGGACAATCGGGAAGGCTGAAATGATCAATGGCGAATGCGTCAGGATTTTTGGCGCATTCCAGGACATAACCCGGCGCAAACGTTCAGAAATGGCAATCCTTAACTCGGAAGCCAAATTCCGCAGCCTGTATGACTCCACCAGCGACGCCGTAGTGCTGTTCGACCGGACCGGATATCTCGATTGCAACCGTGCCGCATTGAAAATGTTTAAACTGGACTCTGTGGATATGCTCGTAGGCAAAACACACGAGGAACTGGCCGCTGCAACCTACACATCTTATGATCAGCTTGCGGGAATAGCGAAAGAGAACCTGGAAACGGTTTATGAATGGGGCAGCCATAGTTTTGAATGGGTTTTCAAACGCTTTGGACCAGATACAGACAGTTTCGTAGCCGAAGTGCTCCTGAACCTGATCGATGTTAACGATTCCCAGATCATTCAGGCTGTGATCCGCGACATTACTTTACGTAAACAGGCGGAACTCGAATTACTTGAAGCCCGCGAGCAGGCAGAGTCAGCCAGTAAGCTGAAATCCGAGTTTCTTGCTAATATGAGCCACGAAATCCGCACACCGCTCAACGGGGTCGTGGGTTTCACAGACTTGCTGATGAAAACCAACCTGGACGAAACCCAGCAGCAATACATGTCCATGGTTTTCCAATCAGCCAATTCGCTGTTGGAAATCATCAATGACATTCTGGATTTTTCCAAAATCGAGGCGGGGAAACTGGAATTGCGTTATGAGAAGACAGACCTGCTGACAATCTGCGGACAAGTATCCGATATGCTTACTTTCCAGGCGCAGCAAAAGCATCTCGAAATGCTCCTGAACATTCCTGCAAACATTCCGCATTATGTATGGGCAGACCCGCTCAGGTTGAAACAGGTTTTGGCCAATCTGTTGAGTAATGCGGTCAAATTTACGATGAGCGGTGAAATTGAACTAAAAATAGCTCTGCTGGGTCGCAGCGATGATCATGTTACGGTCCGGTTTTCGGTCCGGGACACGGGTATCGGGATTGAGCCGCAAAACCAACGAAAGATTTTTGATGCTTTTGCGCAGGAAGACTCTTCAACAACCAAGCGTTTTGGCGGTACGGGGCTGGGACTGACGATCTCCAACAGTTTGCTTGAACTAATGAACAGCCGATTGCAGCTCACCAGCCGGACCAACGGGGGCAGCACTTTCTTTTTTGACGTGAAATTTCATGTCATCCCGGGTGGGGAGGAATTTGTTTGGGATAATACGGATAATATCAAACGCGTCCTGGTGGTGGACGACAATGTGAACAACGGAAATATTCTCACCGATATCCTGAGCAATAAGGAGATACACTCCGACTTCGTATCGAGCGGGGAAGAAGCATTGCATAAATTGTTTTCCGATGTAAAATATGATGTGGTTTTAGTGGATTGTCAAATGCCTGGCCTGGACGGCATTGAAACGATCCGAAAAGTGCGCACGAGCGAACAGCCAGACTTGCGAAGTTTGCCCATTATCCTGCTAAACGACTCTTTTGAGGAGGAGATACTTACCGCCGTAATGGCTGAGCTGAGTATTTCGCATTTCCTTGTAAAGCCGGTGAAGATCAAACAGTTGTTTTCCATGTTGTCGAAGATCCATACCAAAAATCAACCGGCAAGGAGATTGATCGCAGACACCGGAATCAGCCTCAGCGGACTGGTGGTTTCAGAAGCCGTAACCGTATTGATCGCCGAAGACCACAAGATCAACATGCTGTTGGTAAAAACAATGTTGGGCAAAATCCTTTCGAATGTAACAATGATTGAAGCCGTGAATGGAAAAGAGGCGGTGAAATTATACGAAGAAACAAAGCCGGACATCATTTTCATGGACATTCAAATGCCCGAAGTCAATGGTTATGAAGCCACACAGGAAATTCGTAAGCTGGAATCCGGCAGGCGTATCCCGATCATTGCTCTCACCGCAGGGACGGTTGTTGGCGAGCGGGAAAAATGCATTGCAGCGGGCATGGACGATTATCTGACCAAACCTGTCGTGAAAGATACTTTACAAGAAACCCTCTCAAGATGGCTTTTGCAGCGGTCACAGGTGGAATTAAACTAA
- a CDS encoding SDR family oxidoreductase: protein MDYNIDTKGQTQGSQPGIEGIMDPAPIIIRENYRGSGKLQGKSALITGGDSGIGRAVAVHFAREGADVAIVYLEEDQDAEETKAMVEAEGKMCLLIPGDIREEAFCKEAVTRVISEFGKLNILVNNAAEQHPKEDIREITAEQLTNTFTTNIYSFFYFTQAALPHLQAGDTIINTTSVTAYHGSPALLDYSSTKGAIVAYTRSLAVALAEKNIRVNAVAPGPIWTPLIPATFNAEKVEKFGKDTPFERPGQPAEVAPCYVFLACEDASYMSGQVLHPNGGQIVNG, encoded by the coding sequence ATGGATTATAACATAGATACGAAGGGACAGACGCAAGGCTCGCAGCCAGGCATTGAGGGGATTATGGATCCGGCACCTATCATTATCAGGGAAAATTATCGCGGCAGCGGAAAATTGCAAGGAAAATCGGCGCTGATAACCGGTGGAGATAGCGGGATAGGAAGAGCTGTTGCCGTTCATTTCGCGAGGGAAGGAGCCGATGTGGCCATTGTGTATCTGGAAGAAGATCAGGATGCCGAAGAAACGAAAGCCATGGTGGAAGCGGAAGGCAAAATGTGCCTGCTTATCCCCGGCGATATCCGTGAGGAGGCTTTCTGCAAGGAGGCTGTAACGCGGGTTATAAGTGAATTTGGCAAGCTCAACATTCTGGTGAACAACGCTGCTGAGCAGCATCCCAAGGAAGATATCCGTGAAATTACCGCGGAGCAGCTCACCAATACATTTACAACCAACATTTACTCGTTCTTCTATTTTACCCAGGCTGCCCTGCCGCATTTACAGGCAGGAGACACGATTATTAACACAACGTCGGTGACTGCATATCATGGAAGTCCTGCCTTGCTGGATTACTCTTCCACGAAAGGTGCTATTGTAGCATACACCAGGTCGCTTGCCGTTGCGCTTGCTGAAAAGAATATTAGGGTTAATGCAGTTGCTCCGGGTCCGATCTGGACACCTTTGATTCCGGCAACCTTTAATGCAGAGAAAGTTGAAAAGTTTGGAAAAGACACCCCTTTCGAACGTCCGGGCCAACCGGCTGAGGTTGCGCCCTGCTATGTTTTCCTGGCTTGTGAGGACGCTTCCTACATGAGCGGGCAAGTGTTGCACCCCAATGGCGGACAAATTGTCAACGGGTAA
- a CDS encoding magnesium transporter CorA family protein codes for MIHTIAEKNKYPFEWLDITDPTEEELKELTKEHSLHASSIKDWGQPDHLPKYEKVANYVFIIFRMHAETVGSEADTVPELTDKVAIFMFPEKVITLHRKPWAAPEYIAENQLEQHACKDTLHLVNEIIKSGLATYEAPSVKLTSDIEYYEENMFLKNRKPSLLKGLYYLRRRVEVTRRVIMLSHEIVDKMDAPDNSNAYTRDTRDLFVKMQNIYDTLFENMNQLVMIYFSISSQRTNEIVRVLTLFSVFFMPLTFIVGIYGMNFDYMPELRLKFGYPGVMILMGVITVGIYGWFKKKGWL; via the coding sequence ATGATCCACACGATTGCCGAAAAAAACAAATATCCGTTTGAATGGCTGGATATTACCGATCCCACCGAGGAGGAGTTGAAAGAACTGACCAAAGAACATTCGCTGCACGCATCGTCTATTAAGGACTGGGGACAACCCGACCATCTTCCCAAATATGAAAAAGTGGCCAATTATGTGTTCATTATTTTCCGGATGCATGCCGAAACCGTAGGCTCAGAGGCCGACACCGTTCCGGAACTGACGGATAAAGTCGCCATTTTTATGTTTCCTGAAAAGGTGATTACACTGCACCGGAAGCCCTGGGCAGCGCCGGAATATATCGCCGAAAACCAGCTCGAACAACATGCCTGCAAGGATACATTACATCTTGTAAATGAAATCATTAAGAGCGGTCTGGCCACATACGAAGCACCCTCGGTGAAGCTTACCAGCGACATTGAGTATTATGAGGAGAATATGTTTCTCAAAAATCGCAAACCCTCCCTGCTCAAAGGCCTTTATTATTTACGGCGCAGGGTAGAGGTGACCAGGCGCGTGATCATGCTCTCGCACGAGATCGTCGACAAAATGGATGCCCCCGATAATTCCAATGCCTATACGAGGGATACGCGCGACCTTTTTGTTAAAATGCAGAATATTTACGACACGCTATTTGAAAACATGAACCAGCTTGTGATGATATACTTTTCTATTTCATCTCAACGCACGAATGAGATTGTCCGCGTTTTGACCCTATTTTCGGTATTTTTTATGCCATTAACATTCATTGTAGGAATCTACGGAATGAATTTCGACTATATGCCGGAGCTCAGGTTGAAGTTTGGCTATCCCGGTGTAATGATCCTGATGGGCGTGATTACGGTTGGGATTTATGGCTGGTTTAAGAAGAAAGGTTGGCTGTGA
- a CDS encoding fibronectin type III domain-containing protein, producing the protein MKFIYTKAFSFRSIFIIILLLCQLVAKAVVIPKAPSALSATAISATQINLAWVDNALDETGFELERSVDGLKFVKIADLGVNIKTFSNTGLPASTKYWYRILAKNTAGKSAYSNIATATTFLITPNAPANLVAVSVSTVQINVSWEDNALNESGFQLERSLNGIVFTKIADLGPNIESYQNTGLIPATQYYYRLRAVNTAGASAYSNVGSATTDNIPVPAMPENFTAVPIAPDVVQLRWSAVSANAREVIIERSKGVTTQFVQIGKVAANVLQFQDTDSLANTDYFYRIKAVNAGGSSPYSLISIVLANSIITGKEPLPSGPIIYTFQKTLFIALSRTASAQLQLYNVNGAKQLETKIGASFQVNLAHLATGIYIVRILNDKEVISRRIVLFD; encoded by the coding sequence ATGAAATTTATCTATACCAAAGCATTTTCCTTCCGTTCCATTTTTATCATTATCCTTTTGCTTTGCCAACTGGTGGCAAAGGCCGTGGTAATTCCAAAAGCGCCTTCCGCGCTGTCAGCAACTGCTATTTCCGCCACGCAGATCAATCTGGCATGGGTCGATAATGCTTTGGACGAAACGGGCTTTGAGCTGGAAAGATCTGTGGATGGTCTAAAATTCGTGAAAATCGCTGATCTGGGCGTCAATATCAAAACGTTTTCGAATACAGGACTCCCTGCGTCAACGAAATACTGGTACAGAATCCTGGCTAAAAATACAGCAGGAAAATCCGCCTACAGCAACATTGCCACTGCAACCACATTTCTCATCACTCCCAATGCGCCTGCAAATCTTGTTGCCGTATCTGTTTCTACTGTTCAGATCAATGTGAGTTGGGAAGACAACGCGCTCAATGAAAGTGGGTTCCAACTAGAGCGGTCACTGAATGGGATTGTTTTTACCAAGATCGCAGACCTGGGGCCTAACATCGAATCGTATCAAAACACCGGCCTCATTCCGGCAACTCAATATTATTACCGCCTCCGAGCAGTGAATACAGCGGGCGCATCGGCTTATAGTAATGTAGGTTCCGCGACGACCGATAACATTCCTGTGCCTGCTATGCCCGAGAACTTTACTGCCGTGCCCATTGCGCCGGATGTTGTTCAGCTGCGCTGGTCAGCCGTTTCAGCGAATGCCAGGGAAGTGATTATCGAACGTTCGAAGGGTGTTACCACACAGTTTGTGCAGATAGGGAAGGTCGCAGCGAATGTGCTTCAATTCCAGGATACAGATTCCCTCGCTAACACCGATTATTTTTACCGGATCAAAGCGGTCAATGCAGGCGGAAGCTCGCCATACAGCCTTATTTCCATTGTTCTGGCCAATTCCATCATAACCGGAAAAGAGCCTTTACCAAGTGGTCCGATCATTTATACATTTCAAAAAACGCTCTTCATTGCATTAAGCAGAACCGCTTCCGCGCAATTACAACTTTACAATGTGAATGGAGCGAAGCAATTAGAGACCAAAATAGGCGCATCATTCCAGGTAAACCTCGCTCATTTGGCCACGGGAATCTATATCGTCCGCATACTGAATGACAAGGAAGTAATATCGCGCAGAATAGTGCTTTTTGACTAG